A portion of the Esox lucius isolate fEsoLuc1 chromosome 20, fEsoLuc1.pri, whole genome shotgun sequence genome contains these proteins:
- the slc37a1 gene encoding glucose-6-phosphate exchanger SLC37A1 → MAPVPPGIRFLASFNRDQWYRAFTFSLTFLLYTSFHLSRKPISIVKSELHKNCSALMDLSTTSSSQLPGFTDTDCSWKPFDKSNYKQLLGAMDYSFLCAYAVGMYLSGIIGERLPIRLYLSVGMLMSGLFTCLFGLGYVYNIHSLSFYIFVQVANGLVQTTGWPSVVTCIGNWFGKGRRGLIMGIWNSHTSVGNILGSLIAGYWVSSNWGLSFIVPGVIIAVMGVVCFLFLIEHPNDLKSIHAGQNPAPSSNQVQKLTKKWNGKNGNKQLYHSYKQGNKCQSWDTELLLPQEDGGSVCVPVQQLVVVKSESEPSAISFMGALRIPGVIEFSLCLLFAKLVSYTFLFWLPLYITKAAHLDAKKAGDLSTLFDVGGIVGGILAGVISDKLGKRATTCAVMLLLAAPTLYGFSMISEFGLGPTIGMLVVCGGLVNGPYALITTAVSADLGTHKSLKGNSRALSTVTAIIDGTGSVGAAIGPLLAGVLSSRGWDQVFYMLMAADFLALLLLLRLVAKELTSANVVKPRSGSTSVEMKEH, encoded by the exons ATGGCCCCTGTGCCTCCAGGCATCCgattcctggcctccttcaacAGAGACCAGTG GTACAGAGCCTTTACCTTTAGCCTCACTTTCCTGCTCTACACCAGCTTTCACCTGTCCAGGAAACCCATCAGCATTGTCAAg AGTGAGCTGCATAAGAACTGCTCAGCCCTCATGGACCTCTCCACCACCAGTAGTAGCCAGTTGCCAGGCTTTACAGATACAGACTGCAGCTGGAAACCGTTTG ATAAAAGTAACTACAAGCAGCTGTTGGGCGCCATGGACTACTCCTTCCTCTGTGCCTATGCCGTGGGCATGTACCTCAG TGGCATCATCGGGGAGCGCCTGCCCATCCGGCTCTACCTGAGCGTTGGCATGCTGATGAGTGGCCTGTTCACCTGCCTGTTTGGTCTGGGCTATGTCTACAACATCCACAGTCTCAGCTTCTATATATTCGTCCAA GTGGCTAATGGCTTAGTTCAGACCACTGGTTGGCCCAGTGTGGTCACATGCATCGGAAACTGGTTTGGCAAGGGAAG GAGAGGCCTGATCATGGGAATATGGAACTCCCACACCTCGGTGGGCAATATCCTGGGCTCGCTGATTGCCGGCTACTGGGTCTCCTCCAACTGGGGCTTGTCCTTCATCGTCCCTGGCGTCATCATCGCCGTCATGGGAGTGGTCtgcttcctcttcctcatcgAAC ATCCAAATGATCTGAAAAGTATCCATGCTGGACAGAACCCTGCTCCTAGTAGCAACCAAGTA CAAAAGCTGACAAAAAAATGGAATGGAAAAAATGGAAACAAGCAACTATACCATTCATACAAACAGGGAAACAAGTGTCAG AGCTGGGACACGGAGTTGCTCCTCCCCCAGGAAGACGgcggctctgtgtgtgttcctgttcagcagctggtggtggtgaagaGCGAGTCAGAGCCCTCGGCCATCAGCTTCATGGGAGCCCTGCGAATTCCG GGAGTGATTGAGTTCTCCCTCTGTTTGCTGTTTGCCAAGCTGGTGAGCTACACCTTCCTCTTCTGGCTGCCTCTCTACATCACTAAAGCAG cTCACCTAGATGCCAAGAAGGCGGGAGATCTATCCACTCTTTTTGATGTGGGAGGAATTGTGG GGGGAATCCTGGCTGGGGTCATATCTGATAAACTGGGGAAGAGAGCCACAACCTGTGCTGTGATGCTGCTGTTAGCTGCTCCTACT CTTTATGGCTTCTCCATGATCAGTGAGTTCGGCCTTGGACCCACCATTG GCATGCTTGTGGTGTGTGGAGGACTGGTGAACGGACCGTACGCCCTCATTACCACCGCCGTGTCCGCCGATCTG GGAACACACAAAAGCCTTAAGGGCAACTCCAGAGCCCTGTCTACTGTCACAGCCATCATCGATGGCACTGGATCAGTAG GTGCCGCCATAGGTCCCCTGTTGGCAGGAGTGTTGTCGTCGCGGGGCTGGGACCAGGTCTTCTACATGCTGATGGCGGCTGACTTCCTGGCACTGCTG CTCTTGTTGCGGCTGGTGGCAAAGGAGTTGACCTCTGCTAACGTGGTTAAACCTCGTTCTGGCAGCACCTCTGTTGA GATGAAGGAGCACTAA